DNA from Salvelinus alpinus chromosome 17, SLU_Salpinus.1, whole genome shotgun sequence:
AGAGGAATCACCTGATTCAGACCCGGAGGTCCTGACTAGCTCTATCACCAAAAACCAGAGAGAAGAGGGAAATAAAGTAGCGAACTTACTCTCCCAGCAGACTGTTCCTCAGGAGAATGAAGAGGAAGAAGAGCAAGATGAAGATGGAGCTCCAGAGGTTGTTTATGATTGTCCAGATCCTGCAGCTCTTATGGCCAACACCTTCGTGGAACACCCGCTTCAGAAGAAAATTAAGGAGTTCAAATGGGACGACCACCAAGAGGCGGATGAAAGATTTGCAGATTACCCCTCTGTCTGCTCTCCATGTAAATACAAAAAGGATGGAGGAAAACTGTCTAGTCCCTTGGAGGGAATCTGGAATACAGAGGAGAACGTAGACGTCACGGAAGAGGTAACAGCCGCTATCTCTCCACGCGGAGAAGGTGAGCAAGATTGTGCGATGTTCAATACCAATATTGACACTAGCACGAGGAAGAGTATTGGATACCATCTTGAACCTCAGAGTGACAGCAATGGTTCCAGTGGCAGTTCtagtgaggatgaggaggaacAACAGAAGTATAATGAAGAACACCCGGCACAGCCAAGATACCAGGGTCTTCCTCGGAGAGACCGGGGATCTGAGGATCCTCCTGTTCAAGTTCagtggggaggtggagaggaggacagCTCCAAGCAGAGTGTTGCTGCCGACCTGCATCTTTCAGAAACCATCTCTGACGTTCCCACTTTTACCCTTCACAGTGAGGCCAGACGCTGTAGAGCAGCTATAACTATCTCCAGAGGTACCGGCAACATGTCATCATCTGATTCTGAGGAAAGTTTCCCCGGAGCGTTGTGGACACCGGAGGCTGAACAAAGAGAGGATAAACGGGAGACTTGGCTTTGGGGTGAGGCTGGGCCAGGCGTTTTAGAAGAGGAACATCTTTGCAAAGTTCAACTGGAACTAGCAGGAAGATTGAAGAGccacattcacactgatataagCTGGGACACAGGGGAAAATAATGTGGAACGTGGTGGTTTAATTCAAGATTACCAATATGACGCGTCTGGGATCACAGAGAGTGGAGAACTTGCAGATGAAGAGGACGATGAAGAGGATGATGGGAGTTGggaacaagagaaagagagaatcaaGGCATTCTACAAGTTTTATAATGATTatgaagaagagggggagaatgCCAAGGGAACAGAATGTGATTTTTCAGTGAGGAAGCCTAGAGTTCAGTTCTGCATGGATCCCCTGCCTCAAGTTATTGAATACACAGACAGGTAAGTGAAATAACAACCATAAAAATACTTACGACAACCGCCAACCAGAAAATGCCTATTTCTACTTAAACAAGACATGTCATAGgtactgtcactgtcactgtggTATAGATGAATGAAATGATTTACTATGTCACTGTGGTATAGATGAGTGAAATGATTTACTATGTCACTGCCTGTCTACTATGTTCTTAGCAGCAGTGATGTAGATTTGGTCGAGAACTTATCTGATGGAGACGAGGACCTGGATTCTACAGAAAGGCTTgaagtgcgcgcacacacacacaagcccaaacacacacactctctctctttctctccctctctctctttgtctctctctctctctctctctttgtctctctctctctctctctctttgtctctctctctctctctctctttgtctctctttgtctctctttgtctctctctctctctctctctctctctctctctctctctctctctctctctctctctctctctctctctctctctctctctctctctctctctctctctttgtctctctctctttgtctctctctctttgtctctctctctttgtctctctctctttgtctctctctctctctctctctctctctctctctctctctctctctctctctctctctctctctctctctctctctttgtctctttcctTCAGCCACCAGCACATGACGATGTTGTGACTATTTCAGGAGCAGAGTGAGCCTGAGAGACAGACAATGAGTATACCCGAGACTCAGGAGCCACAAGGAGAACTACAAGATCTCAGCAAAATGGCTCAGACTCACACCAAGAGAGACCGAGTAAGTCTTTAACCCACAACTTGCTATAAAAGAAAATGGCATCATTCATTGATTGATTCTTCTGACACACGTGTGTTTCTGTAGTGTCTGAGGGTGCTAAAGTTACTGGTGAAGATAACCCTGTTGACAGTGATTGGACTTCTGACATTTTGGTGGACAAGATACCAACTGGACTTGGACTGGTGATGCGGCTAAAATTGTCTTGCCTAACAACTGTACTGTATTGTCAATGTGTCTGAATATAATTAGAACGTAAAGTAGCAGTAGTTAAAGTTAAAAAATGCTTAATTGTAAGGCAAATGCTATCTCCTTATATGCTGTAGTGTCTGTCACTTATTGTCATCATGGCTTCATCTACATCATGTCTTTATCTGTTTTGTGGATAATAAAAGGGTATATTTATAATTCCATTAAACTTTAAGCGTCagtcgtttttgttgttgttgttgttgcacacAAATGTACATCTTATTTTATACATTCTCTGGTAACGTTACTACGTGACTGTTGCCAACGCGCAAGAAATTCAGAGGAGGGCGCTGTCAcagtttcaatagaatgttcaacGAGGACCCGGAAATAACACAGGAATGTTGTGTGGAAGTGGGTGGGGACAGAAGGTTGGTTTTTTGGTAAATGAAACTGTAACTGTTAGTCAACACGAGTAATTGTCTGTTTCAATCAGAGTAGCTACGAATATATCGCCGACAGTATGGCCGCACTGCGCAATAAATCTGACCAAGAAATCAAGGACCTGCTGGATGAGTATGGAATTAAGCATGGGCCTGTCGTTGGTAAGTCATGTTTTGATTAGTTTGAATTAGCTCACGTTAAGCTAAGCTAAACTTACCCAGAGCGTTGACTAGTGTGGGCGGACTGCAGCTCTGACCACACAGAAAATGAAAGAATAACAACACATTTACACAGTTGAAATCTGTAGTTTAAAAAAACGTTATTTTATTTGACATCAGAGTTCCAGTCCTCCCACACtagttgtgtgtatatatattttattttttattttatattatttatttgcCGCGAAAGCCATCGTTAATCATGGAGTGTAGTTGGCTAGGCCAGCCTATGTTTTAAAGTTACAATACATGGGCTGGGCTAGTTATTTTAGCTACAAATTCCTAGTCTGAATAGGCCTGCCTAATAGACTAACTTACATGTCTATGACCAGACAGCCTCAAATGTACTGATGATATTCTAATAATCATGTAACTATGGTTTAATTGCATTACTGAGCCACATCTAACATTTCTGCATTGGAGACACTACAAGACCACTGTATGAGAAGAAGCTGAAAGAAGCCATGGCCAAAGCCAAGGTCACTGTGACAAAACCATCCCCAGACAGAACCTTCTACAGAGAGGACAGTAAGTTAGACATGCATGATAACACAAGGCTACTTTAGGCATACATCTACCATTAGACTGAACTAAGCTccctagtggcgcagcggtctaaggcactgcatcgcagtgctagaggtgtcactacagaccctggttcgatcccgggctgtatcacaaccggccgtgatcgcgAGTCCCATAAGGccgcgcacaattggtccagcgtcgccCTGGATAGGGTTTGCCCGGTtttaggccgccattgtaaataagaatttgttcctaactgacttgcctcgttaaataaaagtttaataaaaatttaaataaaGTGGAACTTAGGAATGTTGGTTTACTTTTTTTCTTAATTTCAGAGGAAGAAGTCACCTACGTTACCTGTCAGACACCAGTAAGTAATGATTATTTTGTTTTCATTTGTTTCTACAACATGTCCTTTTGTAGACAGAATGTCTTATtatgcaataaggcacgaggggggtGTGGTATGTGGCCTATATACCACGGATAAGGGATGTTCTTAGGatacaacccttagccgtggtatattgacctaATACCACAAACCTCTGGATTGCCTTActgatattataaactggttatcaacataataattaaaataaatgatttttcagccaatcagcattcagggcttgaaccactcAGTTTATAATATATTCTTCTGTTTCTCATATTTGCAGGTTAGAAGTGAGGGGCCTTCTGGAGATGGGAAACCCTACATGAGGTCAAGACCAGAGTACAGCGAGAGGGACCGGGTGGATGAGTATGTTTACAGATAACTTTGTGGTCAGTTGATTTAAAGTGGACCAATACAACTAATCAAAGCTTTTCTCACTCTTTCCTTTGCAGTAAACCCTATTCAAGACCCGAGTACAGCGAGAGGGACCGGGTGGATGAGTATGTTTACAGATAACTTTGTGGTCAGTTGATTTAAAATGGACCAATACAACTAATCaaagcttttctctctctctctcctttgcagTAAACCCTATTCAAGATCAAAAccagagtacagagagagggacCGGGTGGATGAGTATGTTTACAGATAGCTTTGCATTAGTAAATGTTGTGATGTTATTCAGTGTTTTTGTGGTCAGTTCATTTAAAGTGGACCAATACAACTAATCaaagcttttctctctctctcctttgcagTAAACCCTATTCAAGATCAAAAccagagtacagagagagggacCGGGTGGATGAGTATGTTTACAGATAACTTTGTGGTCAGTTCATTTAAAGTGGACCAATACAACTAATCAAAGaatttctcactctctcctttgCAGTAAACCCTATTCAAGACCAGAGTACAGCGAGAGAAACCGGGTGGATGAGTATGTTTACAGATAGCTTTGCATTAGTAAATGTTGTGATGTTATTCAGTGTTTTTGTGGTCAGTTGATTTAAAGTGGACCAATACAACTAATCaaagcttttctctctctctctcctttgcagTAAACCCTATTCAAGATCAAAAccagagtacagagagagggacCGGGTGGATGAGTATGTTTACAGATAGCTTTGCATTAGTAAATGTTGTGATGTTATTCAGTGTTTTTGTGATCAGttgatttaataaaatgtatCAAAGCTTTTCTCTCTCCTTTGCAGTAAACTCTATTCGAGATCAAGACCAGAGTACAGCAGCGGAAGACAGTACATTGATGAGTAAGTCTTGTTTAAACAGATTTCACATTGTTTATGTATAACAAATGTtttcatagcctggtcccagatctgttgcgGTCTTGCCAAGTCCTATGGTCATTATTGTTCCCGAAAACAACCAATACGAGCTGGCAATACAGCATAAACCAATCTGAAACCAAGCTAATTGTTCAGAGATGTGATTTCTGCTTCTCTGACATGTATCCTTCATTCATATACACTAGGTAGTCCACTGTTCCATTGGAATGTACCTATAGTACAGggcattcataaagtattcagactcttttcactttccccacattttgttaagttacaaccttattctaaaatggattaaataaaccaTTTTCctcacatctacacacaataacccataatgacaaagtaaacaggtttttagaatcttttgcaaattaatttaaaaaaatataccttatttacataagtattcagaccctgtgctATATGActgtaaattgagctcaggtgcatcctgttcccattgatcatcattgagatgtttctacaacttgattggagtccacctctggtaaattcaattgattggacatgatttggaaaggcacacacctgtctatataaggtcccacagttgacagttcatgtcagagaaaaaaccaagccatgaggttgaaggaattgtccgtagagctccgagacaggattgtaacgaggcacagatctggggaaggataccaacacatttctgcagcattgaaggtccccaagaacacagtggcctccatcattcttaaatggaagtttggaaccaccaagactcttcctagagctggccgcccggccaaactgagcaatcgggggagaagggccttggtcagggaggtgaccaaaaacctgttGGTCACCTTGACagcacaaccatctctgcagtactcaccaatcaggcctttatggtagagtggccagacggaagccactcctcagtaaaaggcacatgacagcccgcttggagttttccaaaaggcacctaaaggactctgaccttgagaaacaagattctctggtctgatgaacccaagattgaactctttggcctgaatgccaagtgtcacgtctggaggaaacctgaaaatgagtggcccagccagagccaaaacctctggagacctgaaaatagctgtgcagtgacgctccctatccaacctgacagagcttgaaaggatctgcagagaggaatgtgagaaactcccaaaatacaggtgtgccaagcttgtagtgctgccaaaggtgcttcaacaaagtactgagtaaagggtctgaatacttatgtaaatgtgatatttccgttctttttttaaatatatttgcaaacatttctaaacctgtttttgctttgtcattatggagtattgtgtgtagattgatgagggaaaaacaatttcatacattttagaacaaggctgtaacttaacaaaatgtgggaaaactaaaagggtctgaatactttccgagtgccttcaggaagtattcccACCCCGTGACTTTTTACAGCCTTCATTTTAAAATAGATTCAATGGAGATGTTGtctctggcctacacacaatactccataatgtaaaagtagaattatgtttgtagaaatgtttacaaatttaatacaaaataaagctgaaatgttttgagtcaataagtattcaaccctgttGTTATGGCAacgcctaaatacgttcaggaatAATAAtggtgcttaacaagtcacatacgttgcatggactctgtgggcaataatagtgtttaacatgttttttttgaatgactacctcatctctgtaccccacacatacaattatctgtaaggtccctcaatcgagtagtacatttcaaacacagattcaaccacaaagaccagggaggttttccagtgcCTTGTAAAGAAGGGCatctaacctaaatgacagagtgaaaattaAGAAAGCCTGCACAGAATactaatattccaaaacatacattgtgtttgtaataaggcactaaagtaaaactgcaaaaaaggtaacaaagaaatgtacttcatgtcctgaatacaaagttttATGTTTGGGGCAGATCCAACACATCGGAGTATCACTTTtatatttttaagcatggtggtaactgcatcatattatgggtatgcttgtcattggcaaggaaaTGTGAGGTTTTTTttaaggataaaaagaaacaggataaagctaagcacaggcattatcctagaggaaatcctggttcagtctgctttccaccagatactgggagaggaattcacctttcagcaggacaataacctaaaacacaaggccaaatctacactggagttgcttaccaagaagtgcCCTAGTTACAGttgtgacttaaatctacttgaaaaccaatggcaagacctgaaatggTTGccttgcaatgatcaacaaccaatttgacaaggcttgaagattttttttttttaagtatgcaAATCTTATACAATCCAAGGTTTGCAAAGCTCTGAGACTTACCCAGaacgactcacagctgtaattgctgccaaaggtgattcggGTGTGAATTCTTACGTAAATTAGATTtgtgtttcattttcaatacatttgcaaacaaaaaaacattacaaatatctaactttgtcattatggggtattgtgtgtagatgggtgaggggaaaaaataatacattgaatcaattttgaattcaggctgtaacacaacaaaatgtgtaataagtcaaggtgtatgaatgCTCTGTATAAAAACAGACCTATCCCCTTAACAAAGGAAGCTTTTACTGTGTTGTTCTGATCACATAGCTGAATGTAGTCATGTCTGAGACTGTTTTCAGGCCCCATGTCTACAACACACCGTCGTCTTCATCATCCTACTCCAAACCAACGCCCGTGATGAAGTCTGGAGGTGTCGTGAAGAAGGAAAACACGACGAGCTCTGGGAGACTGATCCCTCTCTGGATCCAGTTCCTGGTCTTCCTGATCGTAGCCGGATTCCTCTACTTCATATTCACTAACATGGAGTCTGCAGAGAGTAGCCCCTTTAACAAAATCCAATGATCAAATTTACAAATACATGTCAATGtatttgtgttcattaggcaaGAAACGGTCCAAAATGGGGAAGTACTATTTGAACTTGCGCTATAAGAATCGCTTGTTTTCTGTTGgacaatgtttttaaaatgtttgatTAACGTGtgtcctaatgaatacgacccagttTGCATATTTTACAAATATATTATGGCATTTCCCATGCCTGTTTTTAACTCTTTTTGCGTGTTCTTTATATAAGGTGACTGACATTGGGTTCTGGGAACTTTACTATTGGTGAAAGGAAAGCAGTAACATTTCCTCCTGTCCCAACTCCTATTGTAGTTACTAGATGGTGATGTGTATATAGTGTTCTGTTTATCATAGAACTATCTTAGGGTGCTTCTACTGTGGGTAATAGTGAAGCCACTTTTACTCACAGTACTATCTTCATCTTCACAAATGTAGAGAGCCCACGGCCCACAGTAAATGTAGAGCCCACAGTAAATGTATATGATACGGTTTATTTGGTATGATTTGGTAATGG
Protein-coding regions in this window:
- the LOC139543109 gene encoding emerin-like isoform X2, yielding MAALRNKSDQEIKDLLDEYGIKHGPVVDTTRPLYEKKLKEAMAKAKVTVTKPSPDRTFYREDKEEVTYVTCQTPVRSEGPSGDGKPYMRSRPEYSERDRVDDKPYSRPEYSERDRVDDKPYSRSKPEYRERDRVDDKPYSRSKPEYRERDRVDDKPYSRSKPEYRERDRVDDKLYSRSRPEYSSGRQYIDEPHVYNTPSSSSSYSKPTPVMKSGGVVKKENTTSSGRLIPLWIQFLVFLIVAGFLYFIFTNMESAESSPFNKIQ
- the LOC139543109 gene encoding emerin-like isoform X11, giving the protein MAALRNKSDQEIKDLLDEYGIKHGPVVDTTRPLYEKKLKEAMAKAKVTVTKPSPDRTFYREDKEEVTYVTCQTPVRSEGPSGDGKPYMRSRPEYSERDRVDDKPYSRPEYSERDRVDDKPYSRSKPEYRERDRVDDKLYSRSRPEYSSGRQYIDEPHVYNTPSSSSSYSKPTPVMKSGGVVKKENTTSSGRLIPLWIQFLVFLIVAGFLYFIFTNMESAESSPFNKIQ
- the LOC139543109 gene encoding emerin-like isoform X9, which codes for MAALRNKSDQEIKDLLDEYGIKHGPVVDTTRPLYEKKLKEAMAKAKVTVTKPSPDRTFYREDKEEVTYVTCQTPVRSEGPSGDGKPYMRSRPEYSERDRVDDKPYSRSKPEYRERDRVDDKPYSRSKPEYRERDRVDDKLYSRSRPEYSSGRQYIDEPHVYNTPSSSSSYSKPTPVMKSGGVVKKENTTSSGRLIPLWIQFLVFLIVAGFLYFIFTNMESAESSPFNKIQ
- the LOC139543108 gene encoding uncharacterized protein isoform X1 — protein: MSPGTLPVLREEEEDVGQEEVEGEPGGENETVSDHISVEIYDDEEETQHIDEEEMGSGEEETQHTDEEEIGSGHEDTQHIDEEEMGSGEEDTQPIDEEEAEMMDSGEEEDTGIKNLGSPGGWSVHYDEESWDGALQDIEKIVTTGQPFAEQESENREVRNAEQGAYENSGVRCFVGVTEDVTMEITAGIREEEERQTAEENQEESPDSDPEVLTSSITKNQREEGNKVANLLSQQTVPQENEEEEEQDEDGAPEVVYDCPDPAALMANTFVEHPLQKKIKEFKWDDHQEADERFADYPSVCSPCKYKKDGGKLSSPLEGIWNTEENVDVTEEVTAAISPRGEGEQDCAMFNTNIDTSTRKSIGYHLEPQSDSNGSSGSSSEDEEEQQKYNEEHPAQPRYQGLPRRDRGSEDPPVQVQWGGGEEDSSKQSVAADLHLSETISDVPTFTLHSEARRCRAAITISRGTGNMSSSDSEESFPGALWTPEAEQREDKRETWLWGEAGPGVLEEEHLCKVQLELAGRLKSHIHTDISWDTGENNVERGGLIQDYQYDASGITESGELADEEDDEEDDGSWEQEKERIKAFYKFYNDYEEEGENAKGTECDFSVRKPRVQFCMDPLPQVIEYTDSSSDVDLVENLSDGDEDLDSTERLEEQSEPERQTMSIPETQEPQGELQDLSKMAQTHTKRDRCLRVLKLLVKITLLTVIGLLTFWWTRYQLDLDW
- the LOC139543109 gene encoding emerin-like isoform X4, translating into MAALRNKSDQEIKDLLDEYGIKHGPVVDTTRPLYEKKLKEAMAKAKVTVTKPSPDRTFYREDKEEVTYVTCQTPVRSEGPSGDGKPYMRSRPEYSERDRVDDKPYSRPEYSERDRVDDKPYSRSKPEYRERDRVDDKPYSRSKPEYRERDRVDDKPYSRPEYSERNRVDDKLYSRSRPEYSSGRQYIDEPHVYNTPSSSSSYSKPTPVMKSGGVVKKENTTSSGRLIPLWIQFLVFLIVAGFLYFIFTNMESAESSPFNKIQ
- the LOC139543109 gene encoding emerin-like isoform X3, giving the protein MAALRNKSDQEIKDLLDEYGIKHGPVVDTTRPLYEKKLKEAMAKAKVTVTKPSPDRTFYREDKEEVTYVTCQTPVRSEGPSGDGKPYMRSRPEYSERDRVDDKPYSRPEYSERDRVDDKPYSRSKPEYRERDRVDDKPYSRPEYSERNRVDDKPYSRSKPEYRERDRVDDKLYSRSRPEYSSGRQYIDEPHVYNTPSSSSSYSKPTPVMKSGGVVKKENTTSSGRLIPLWIQFLVFLIVAGFLYFIFTNMESAESSPFNKIQ
- the LOC139543109 gene encoding emerin-like isoform X6; protein product: MAALRNKSDQEIKDLLDEYGIKHGPVVDTTRPLYEKKLKEAMAKAKVTVTKPSPDRTFYREDKEEVTYVTCQTPVRSEGPSGDGKPYMRSRPEYSERDRVDDKPYSRPEYSERDRVDDKPYSRSKPEYRERDRVDDKPYSRSKPEYRERDRVDDKLYSRSRPEYSSGRQYIDEPHVYNTPSSSSSYSKPTPVMKSGGVVKKENTTSSGRLIPLWIQFLVFLIVAGFLYFIFTNMESAESSPFNKIQ
- the LOC139543109 gene encoding emerin-like isoform X12: MAALRNKSDQEIKDLLDEYGIKHGPVVDTTRPLYEKKLKEAMAKAKVTVTKPSPDRTFYREDKEEVTYVTCQTPVRSEGPSGDGKPYMRSRPEYSERDRVDDKPYSRPEYSERDRVDDKPYSRPEYSERNRVDDKLYSRSRPEYSSGRQYIDEPHVYNTPSSSSSYSKPTPVMKSGGVVKKENTTSSGRLIPLWIQFLVFLIVAGFLYFIFTNMESAESSPFNKIQ
- the LOC139543108 gene encoding uncharacterized protein isoform X2; this encodes MSPGTLPVLREEEEDVGQEEVEGEPGGENETVSDHISVEIYDDEEETQHIDEEEMGSGEEETQHTDEEEIGSGHEDTQHIDEEEMGSGEEDTQPIDEEEAEMMDSGEEEDTGIKNLGSPGGWSVHYDEESWDGALQDIEKIVTTGQPFAEQESENREVRNAEQGAYENSGVRCFVGVTEDVTMEITAGIREEEERQTAEENQEESPDSDPEVLTSSITKNQREEGNKVANLLSQQTVPQENEEEEEQDEDGAPEVVYDCPDPAALMANTFVEHPLQKKIKEFKWDDHQEADERFADYPSVCSPCKYKKDGGKLSSPLEGIWNTEENVDVTEEVTAAISPRGEGEQDCAMFNTNIDTSTRKSIGYHLEPQSDSNGSSGSSSEDEEEQQKYNEEHPAQPRYQGLPRRDRGSEDPPVQVQWGGGEEDSSKQSVAADLHLSETISDVPTFTLHSEARRCRAAITISRGTGNMSSSDSEESFPGALWTPEAEQREDKRETWLWGEAGPGVLEEEHLCKVQLELAGRLKSHIHTDISWDTGENNVERGGLIQDYQYDASGITESGELADEEDDEEDDGSWEQEKERIKAFYKFYNDYEEEGENAKGTECDFSVRKPRVQFCMDPLPQVIEYTDSSDVDLVENLSDGDEDLDSTERLEEQSEPERQTMSIPETQEPQGELQDLSKMAQTHTKRDRCLRVLKLLVKITLLTVIGLLTFWWTRYQLDLDW
- the LOC139543109 gene encoding emerin-like isoform X8, producing MAALRNKSDQEIKDLLDEYGIKHGPVVDTTRPLYEKKLKEAMAKAKVTVTKPSPDRTFYREDKEEVTYVTCQTPVRSEGPSGDGKPYMRSRPEYSERDRVDDKPYSRPEYSERDRVDDKPYSRPEYSERNRVDDKPYSRSKPEYRERDRVDDKLYSRSRPEYSSGRQYIDEPHVYNTPSSSSSYSKPTPVMKSGGVVKKENTTSSGRLIPLWIQFLVFLIVAGFLYFIFTNMESAESSPFNKIQ
- the LOC139543109 gene encoding emerin-like isoform X5, producing the protein MAALRNKSDQEIKDLLDEYGIKHGPVVDTTRPLYEKKLKEAMAKAKVTVTKPSPDRTFYREDKEEVTYVTCQTPVRSEGPSGDGKPYMRSRPEYSERDRVDDKPYSRSKPEYRERDRVDDKPYSRPEYSERNRVDDKPYSRSKPEYRERDRVDDKLYSRSRPEYSSGRQYIDEPHVYNTPSSSSSYSKPTPVMKSGGVVKKENTTSSGRLIPLWIQFLVFLIVAGFLYFIFTNMESAESSPFNKIQ
- the LOC139543109 gene encoding emerin-like isoform X10 — its product is MAALRNKSDQEIKDLLDEYGIKHGPVVDTTRPLYEKKLKEAMAKAKVTVTKPSPDRTFYREDKEEVTYVTCQTPVRSEGPSGDGKPYMRSRPEYSERDRVDDKPYSRPEYSERNRVDDKPYSRSKPEYRERDRVDDKLYSRSRPEYSSGRQYIDEPHVYNTPSSSSSYSKPTPVMKSGGVVKKENTTSSGRLIPLWIQFLVFLIVAGFLYFIFTNMESAESSPFNKIQ
- the LOC139543109 gene encoding emerin-like isoform X1, which translates into the protein MAALRNKSDQEIKDLLDEYGIKHGPVVDTTRPLYEKKLKEAMAKAKVTVTKPSPDRTFYREDKEEVTYVTCQTPVRSEGPSGDGKPYMRSRPEYSERDRVDDKPYSRPEYSERDRVDDKPYSRSKPEYRERDRVDDKPYSRSKPEYRERDRVDDKPYSRPEYSERNRVDDKPYSRSKPEYRERDRVDDKLYSRSRPEYSSGRQYIDEPHVYNTPSSSSSYSKPTPVMKSGGVVKKENTTSSGRLIPLWIQFLVFLIVAGFLYFIFTNMESAESSPFNKIQ